A single window of Bacteroidota bacterium DNA harbors:
- a CDS encoding YebC/PmpR family DNA-binding transcriptional regulator, which yields MGRVFEKRKHKMFARYAKMSRTFTKIGKEIAIAVKAGGGSGDPDSNSRLRAIIANAKAINMPKTNIDAAISRATSKQDKDFEEVIYEGKGPHSVAMIIETATDNPTRTVASLRSYFNKKGGQLLVSGSLEFLFERKGIFRIKSEGINPDEFELDMIDAGLEELDVDDEGYFNLSVAFTDFGKMQHALEERKIEIVNAELQRIPTQPIELTEEQEAEFNILLDVIEEDDDVVKVYTNLG from the coding sequence ATGGGAAGAGTTTTTGAAAAGCGCAAACATAAAATGTTTGCCAGATACGCTAAAATGAGTAGAACCTTTACCAAAATAGGTAAAGAAATAGCTATAGCCGTAAAAGCAGGAGGTGGAAGTGGTGACCCTGACAGCAACTCACGTTTACGTGCCATTATAGCCAATGCAAAAGCTATCAATATGCCTAAAACCAATATTGATGCAGCCATTTCAAGAGCAACCAGCAAACAGGATAAAGATTTTGAAGAGGTTATTTACGAAGGCAAAGGCCCTCATAGTGTAGCCATGATTATAGAAACAGCTACGGATAACCCAACACGTACAGTAGCTAGTTTACGTAGCTATTTCAACAAAAAAGGCGGACAATTACTGGTAAGTGGTTCGTTAGAGTTTTTGTTTGAGCGCAAAGGTATTTTTAGAATAAAAAGTGAAGGTATTAATCCGGACGAGTTTGAGTTGGATATGATAGATGCAGGTTTGGAAGAACTGGACGTAGATGATGAAGGTTACTTTAACTTATCGGTTGCCTTTACTGATTTTGGTAAAATGCAACACGCTTTGGAAGAAAGAAAAATAGAAATAGTGAATGCCGAATTACAACGTATACCTACACAACCTATAGAACTAACTGAAGAGCAGGAAGCTGAGTTTAATATTTTATTGGATGTAATAGAGGAAGACGATGATGTGGTAAAAGTATATACCAATTTAGGTTAA